The following are encoded in a window of Astyanax mexicanus isolate ESR-SI-001 chromosome 6, AstMex3_surface, whole genome shotgun sequence genomic DNA:
- the LOC103035662 gene encoding troponin T, slow skeletal muscle isoform X2, which yields MHSQLAPKIPEGERVDFDDIHRKRMEKDLLELQTLIEVHFDQRKREEEELIALKERIENRRAERAEQQRVRAEKERDRQTRIAEERQRKEDEEAKKRAEDEAKKKKVLSNMGAHFGGFLAKVEQRRGKRQTGREIKRKTLAERRKPLAIDNLREDGLRERAREMSEWIYELESEKFDLMEKMRRQKYEIKVLLNRISHAQKFKKGTGGKGKVGGRWK from the exons ATGCACTCTCAACTGGCTCCTAAAATCCCAGAAGGGGAACGAGTGGACTTTGAT GACATCCACAGGAAGCGGATGGAGAAAGATCTACTAGAGCTGCAAACCCTGATTGAAGTTCACTTTGACCAGAGgaagagagaagaggaagaacTGATCGCTCTGAAAGAGAGAATT GAGAATCGCAGGGCTGAGAGAGCCGAGCAGCAGAGGGTCCgagctgagaaagagagagacagacagaccaggATTGCG GAGGAGCGTCAGAGAAAGGAGGATGAAGAGGCGAAGAAGCGAGCTGAAGATGAGGCAAAGAAGAAGAAAGTTCTGTCTAATATGGGAGCACATTTTGGAGGCTTTCTAGCTAAG GTAGAGCAGAGGAGAGGAAAGAGACAAACAGGGAGGGAAATAAAAAGGAAGACTCTGGCAGAAAGACGCAAACCACTCGCTATTGACAACCTGAGAGAGGATGGACTGAG agAGCGTGCTCGAGAGATGTCGGAGTGGATCTACGAGTTGGAGTCTGAGAAGTTTGACCTGATGGAGAAGATGAGGAGGCAGAAATATGAG ATTAAAGTTCTTCTGAATCGCATCTCTCACGCTCAGAAATT taagaaAGGCACGGGTGGCAAAGGAAAGGTTGGAGGTCGTTGGAAATGA
- the LOC103035662 gene encoding troponin T, slow skeletal muscle isoform X1 encodes MSDIEEEHEEQAGGFEEERPKYKPMHSQLAPKIPEGERVDFDDIHRKRMEKDLLELQTLIEVHFDQRKREEEELIALKERIENRRAERAEQQRVRAEKERDRQTRIAEERQRKEDEEAKKRAEDEAKKKKVLSNMGAHFGGFLAKVEQRRGKRQTGREIKRKTLAERRKPLAIDNLREDGLRERAREMSEWIYELESEKFDLMEKMRRQKYEIKVLLNRISHAQKFKKGTGGKGKVGGRWK; translated from the exons ATGTCTGACATTGAGGAGGAGCATGA GGAACAGGCTGGAG GCTTTGAAGAAGAACGGCCAAAATACAA gccaATGCACTCTCAACTGGCTCCTAAAATCCCAGAAGGGGAACGAGTGGACTTTGAT GACATCCACAGGAAGCGGATGGAGAAAGATCTACTAGAGCTGCAAACCCTGATTGAAGTTCACTTTGACCAGAGgaagagagaagaggaagaacTGATCGCTCTGAAAGAGAGAATT GAGAATCGCAGGGCTGAGAGAGCCGAGCAGCAGAGGGTCCgagctgagaaagagagagacagacagaccaggATTGCG GAGGAGCGTCAGAGAAAGGAGGATGAAGAGGCGAAGAAGCGAGCTGAAGATGAGGCAAAGAAGAAGAAAGTTCTGTCTAATATGGGAGCACATTTTGGAGGCTTTCTAGCTAAG GTAGAGCAGAGGAGAGGAAAGAGACAAACAGGGAGGGAAATAAAAAGGAAGACTCTGGCAGAAAGACGCAAACCACTCGCTATTGACAACCTGAGAGAGGATGGACTGAG agAGCGTGCTCGAGAGATGTCGGAGTGGATCTACGAGTTGGAGTCTGAGAAGTTTGACCTGATGGAGAAGATGAGGAGGCAGAAATATGAG ATTAAAGTTCTTCTGAATCGCATCTCTCACGCTCAGAAATT taagaaAGGCACGGGTGGCAAAGGAAAGGTTGGAGGTCGTTGGAAATGA